A region of Candidatus Saccharimonadales bacterium DNA encodes the following proteins:
- a CDS encoding F0F1 ATP synthase subunit gamma: protein MKRVRQLSEEFDQIETIHSLTGVFETIASMRIGRIKDQVLSSSLFFNELWQVYGSLRVGAKAADLHLLRSGHRIDKSVFVLITSEGGLSGDIDQLIIRAMKADYDPAKVDLVVIGYHGVVLLAQQGLAPKHFFRLPSTDAPVDVAPVIATITPYKQAYIYYQKYVSLAKQSAQRIALISAVRDLSGNKVPAQQIISPAEFVFEPSTREVITYLEKVMLGIALGQTILESRLSQLASRFNAMSLAQEKAQDISDDLKRQFFGAKRALSDERIREVITSMEAL, encoded by the coding sequence ATGAAGCGTGTTCGACAATTATCCGAAGAGTTTGATCAGATCGAGACCATTCATTCGTTAACTGGGGTTTTCGAAACTATCGCCAGTATGCGGATCGGCCGGATCAAAGACCAAGTATTGTCGTCGAGCCTATTCTTCAATGAACTCTGGCAAGTTTATGGTTCGCTCAGGGTGGGTGCCAAAGCCGCCGACTTGCATTTACTACGCTCAGGTCATCGCATCGATAAATCAGTCTTTGTGTTAATTACTTCAGAGGGCGGGCTAAGTGGCGACATCGATCAATTGATTATTCGGGCCATGAAGGCCGACTACGATCCGGCCAAAGTTGATTTGGTAGTGATCGGCTATCATGGGGTTGTTTTACTAGCCCAGCAAGGGCTGGCACCCAAGCACTTCTTCCGCTTGCCCTCGACGGATGCGCCAGTTGATGTGGCTCCCGTAATTGCCACCATCACGCCTTATAAACAGGCCTATATTTATTACCAAAAGTACGTTTCGCTGGCCAAGCAAAGCGCCCAACGCATCGCCTTAATTTCCGCCGTCCGCGATCTTAGCGGCAACAAGGTCCCGGCTCAGCAGATTATTTCCCCGGCCGAATTTGTCTTTGAACCTTCAACCAGAGAAGTCATAACTTACCTGGAAAAGGTCATGCTGGGTATCGCTCTGGGACAAACCATTTTGGAATCAAGGTTGAGCCAATTAGCTAGTCGCTTTAACGCCATGAGTTTGGCTCAAGAAAAGGCTCAGGATATTTCAGATGACCTCAAACGCCAATTCTTTGGTGCCAAAAGGGCCCTCTCCGATGAGCGTATTCGCGAAGTCATTACCTCGATGGAGGCCCTATGA